A stretch of Desulfobacter hydrogenophilus DNA encodes these proteins:
- a CDS encoding addiction module protein → MECISEKIYEQAINLPVDERLILIDKLLISTNLPIQKDIDQAWSDEVERRCQALDRGEAKLIPGDEVFKKIRKRFSK, encoded by the coding sequence ATGGAATGCATATCAGAAAAAATATATGAACAAGCAATCAATCTTCCGGTAGATGAACGGCTTATACTTATAGATAAGTTGCTGATTAGTACCAATTTACCGATTCAAAAAGATATTGATCAGGCATGGTCAGATGAAGTTGAACGTCGCTGCCAAGCACTTGACCGTGGAGAGGCGAAACTCATTCCCGGTGATGAGGTTTTTAAAAAAATCCGGAAACGATTTTCAAAATGA
- a CDS encoding HigA family addiction module antitoxin, which produces MRLKSPTTTNNVSRKLPKNRPPTHPGEMLLEEFIKPLNITQTKLAQKLGVSYPRLNEIIKGRRSVTPDTALRLSYVLGMSADFWLGLQQDWDLWHAMNGPKAIEIQKLQPLSIVRENLA; this is translated from the coding sequence ATGAGATTGAAATCACCGACTACCACTAATAACGTTTCGAGGAAACTCCCCAAAAACAGGCCGCCAACACATCCAGGTGAGATGCTTCTGGAAGAGTTTATCAAACCGCTTAATATCACACAGACGAAACTGGCTCAAAAATTAGGAGTATCATATCCTCGTCTTAACGAAATCATCAAAGGTCGCCGTTCAGTGACACCAGACACTGCGCTCAGATTGTCTTATGTTTTGGGAATGTCTGCAGATTTCTGGCTTGGTTTGCAACAAGACTGGGATCTATGGCACGCTATGAACGGCCCAAAAGCTATTGAGATTCAAAAGCTGCAACCCCTTTCAATAGTACGAGAAAATTTAGCATAA
- a CDS encoding Cthe_2314 family HEPN domain-containing protein yields the protein MHEIENTITLDEESPIFRFKIKDGELELEAKNELDSYILSCGKSLGAVTSSMNKARLSLALLDAKYLDSIMDAEQSKSIYIEMLIENSIIRVQSIYDRTLIFTNKILNLGISNDSINHTLIVTNDHVKRFDLVNKLKAINKTCNEYRQIRNTVIHHDRYSEDLHDQLTMVLNADHLSKEAGRESFVDSEELGEIIQSYLEDKKQELEKYLDSIEQKLFNFFDSVLPIYHYQKKLLRRLNKI from the coding sequence ATGCACGAAATTGAAAACACAATAACTCTTGATGAAGAAAGCCCTATATTCAGATTTAAAATTAAGGATGGGGAACTTGAATTAGAGGCAAAAAATGAACTCGATTCTTACATTCTCTCATGTGGAAAATCTTTAGGTGCAGTGACTTCCTCAATGAATAAAGCAAGGCTTTCACTCGCCCTGCTTGACGCAAAATACTTGGATTCCATAATGGATGCCGAGCAATCGAAAAGTATCTACATAGAAATGCTCATTGAAAATAGCATCATCAGAGTCCAATCAATATATGATCGAACTTTGATTTTTACCAATAAGATTCTAAATCTTGGGATTAGTAACGATTCTATCAACCATACTTTGATTGTCACAAACGACCATGTGAAAAGATTTGATCTGGTAAATAAACTTAAGGCAATAAATAAAACTTGTAATGAATATCGGCAGATCAGGAATACCGTAATACATCATGACAGGTATTCTGAAGATCTTCATGATCAATTGACTATGGTTTTAAACGCAGACCACCTTTCAAAAGAAGCAGGCCGAGAAAGCTTTGTGGATTCTGAAGAATTAGGAGAAATAATTCAAAGTTATCTGGAAGATAAAAAACAAGAACTGGAAAAATATTTAGACAGTATTGAACAAAAATTGTTTAACTTTTTTGACAGCGTTTTACCCATCTATCATTACCAGAAAAAACTATTACGACGGCTCAACAAAATATAA
- a CDS encoding type II toxin-antitoxin system RelE/ParE family toxin, whose protein sequence is MKFSFHEIAEKEFIDAIEYYEECQAGLGERFSEEVYATIKRICEHPYAWTDLDTKTRRCLTNKFPYGILYREVNNHIRIMAVMHLHRKPDYWQGR, encoded by the coding sequence ATGAAATTTAGCTTTCATGAAATTGCTGAAAAAGAATTCATTGATGCAATTGAATATTACGAAGAATGCCAAGCGGGTTTAGGCGAAAGGTTTTCTGAAGAAGTTTACGCCACCATTAAACGAATATGTGAGCATCCATATGCCTGGACAGATCTTGATACAAAAACAAGGCGTTGCCTCACCAACAAATTCCCATACGGAATCCTCTATCGGGAGGTTAACAACCATATCAGAATCATGGCAGTCATGCATCTGCATAGAAAACCAGATTACTGGCAGGGTAGATAA
- a CDS encoding IscA/HesB family protein: protein MINVTKPAQEQVKLYFEGKEITPIRILLNGDGCSGPSLAMALDEKKETDAVFTFDGVEFIMDKDLMEKASPVDVDFAGTGFRLESSLEPPAGCKGCGSGTCHS from the coding sequence ATGATAAATGTTACCAAGCCTGCCCAGGAACAGGTTAAACTCTATTTTGAGGGCAAAGAAATTACACCCATCAGAATCCTTCTCAATGGAGACGGATGCAGCGGGCCAAGCCTTGCCATGGCTTTGGACGAGAAAAAAGAGACGGATGCCGTGTTTACCTTTGATGGTGTGGAATTCATCATGGATAAGGATTTGATGGAAAAAGCAAGTCCTGTGGATGTTGATTTTGCAGGTACAGGCTTTCGCCTTGAATCCAGCTTGGAACCGCCTGCCGGATGCAAAGGTTGCGGCAGCGGAACATGCCATAGCTAA
- a CDS encoding HigA family addiction module antitoxin — translation MNNMRAIHPGEIIKEEYLEPLNMSANALAVALRVPAPRINDVIRQKRGISIDTALRLARYFNTTPQFWMNLQISYDLKMAKQNITKIENEIIPLQAITA, via the coding sequence ATGAATAATATGCGGGCAATTCATCCTGGAGAAATAATCAAAGAAGAGTATTTAGAACCATTAAATATGAGTGCGAACGCTTTGGCTGTTGCTTTACGCGTACCAGCACCTCGGATCAATGATGTGATAAGACAAAAGAGAGGGATTAGCATTGATACGGCTCTCAGGTTGGCTAGATACTTCAACACCACCCCACAATTCTGGATGAACCTACAAATCAGTTATGACCTTAAAATGGCTAAACAGAATATTACAAAAATCGAGAATGAAATTATCCCTCTACAAGCAATTACTGCTTGA
- a CDS encoding rod shape-determining protein, whose amino-acid sequence MIDSIINKFFKKTIYIKFSDEWISVKHVETGNTIEDKPLLAIKQNQKGENIVYAIGSEVEQLPNDTTISIHNGFSHPRVCINDFEIAQTTLMHFIRKAVNKKLMIRPIIIMHPKKDLQGGLSQIEGKAIKELATVVGAQKCYVWVGRELKDVEMISLNFPPQDGPINIE is encoded by the coding sequence ATGATTGATTCAATCATCAATAAATTCTTTAAAAAAACAATTTATATTAAATTCAGTGATGAATGGATTTCCGTCAAACATGTGGAAACCGGTAATACAATTGAAGACAAACCCTTGCTGGCTATAAAGCAAAATCAAAAAGGCGAAAATATTGTTTATGCAATTGGTTCAGAAGTCGAACAGTTGCCAAATGATACAACAATTTCTATTCATAATGGATTCTCTCACCCACGAGTATGTATTAATGATTTTGAAATTGCTCAAACGACTCTAATGCACTTTATACGCAAAGCGGTAAACAAAAAATTAATGATCAGACCAATAATTATAATGCACCCTAAAAAGGACCTTCAAGGAGGACTTTCTCAAATTGAAGGTAAGGCCATAAAAGAACTTGCTACGGTCGTCGGGGCTCAAAAGTGCTATGTATGGGTTGGAAGAGAACTTAAGGATGTTGAGATGATATCCTTAAATTTTCCACCTCAAGATGGCCCAATAAATATTGAATAG
- a CDS encoding integron integrase, with amino-acid sequence MEIKKKFTPNPNLKLLDQVRETLRYYHYARSTEKTYCQWIIRYIHFFEKKVHPRDMGEKEIEHFLSHLATHEKVAASTQRQALNALVFLYRDVLLKPLDNSIAPVRSKSKKRPPTVLTEKEVKSVLDHMSGTHMLMARLIYGSGIRLMECIRLRIQDVDFGQGQIYVRDGKGGKDRTSYLPKIVADDLRQHIERVKIIHQQDLDDGFGSVYLPNALAKKYKNAAKEIVWQYVFPARSRSIDPRSKIERRHHVLESGLQKAVKTAVTKSGIDKRATVHTLRHSFATHMLEHGVNIRVLQELLGHANVKTTEIYTHVMRTDIHRLQNPLDRLYEK; translated from the coding sequence ATGGAAATCAAGAAAAAATTTACGCCAAATCCAAACCTCAAATTACTTGATCAAGTCCGCGAAACGCTTCGCTATTATCATTATGCAAGGTCCACGGAAAAGACATATTGCCAATGGATTATTCGCTATATCCATTTTTTTGAGAAGAAGGTGCATCCAAGGGATATGGGGGAAAAAGAAATTGAGCATTTTCTTTCCCACCTTGCTACCCATGAAAAGGTAGCCGCCTCTACCCAGAGACAGGCTCTCAATGCCCTGGTATTTCTCTATCGTGATGTTTTGTTAAAACCTCTTGATAACTCAATCGCTCCTGTTCGTTCAAAATCTAAAAAACGGCCGCCGACGGTTTTGACGGAAAAAGAGGTGAAAAGTGTGCTTGATCACATGAGTGGCACACACATGCTGATGGCCAGATTGATTTACGGGTCGGGCATCCGGCTCATGGAGTGTATCAGGCTGCGCATCCAGGATGTGGATTTTGGACAAGGTCAAATTTATGTCAGAGACGGCAAGGGAGGGAAAGACCGTACCTCCTATCTTCCGAAAATAGTCGCAGATGATCTTCGACAGCATATAGAGCGTGTGAAAATTATCCACCAGCAAGACCTTGATGACGGTTTTGGCTCTGTGTATTTACCTAACGCTCTGGCAAAAAAATATAAAAACGCGGCCAAAGAAATTGTTTGGCAGTATGTATTTCCAGCTCGCTCCCGCTCTATTGACCCACGCAGTAAGATTGAGCGCCGTCACCATGTTCTTGAATCGGGATTGCAAAAAGCAGTAAAAACCGCGGTTACAAAATCCGGTATTGATAAACGAGCCACCGTCCACACCCTTCGTCACTCTTTTGCCACTCATATGCTTGAGCATGGTGTAAACATCCGCGTCCTGCAAGAGCTTCTCGGGCACGCGAATGTAAAAACTACGGAAATATACACCCATGTCATGCGCACAGATATTCATCGGCTGCAGAACCCTCTTGACCGTCTCTATGAAAAATAG
- a CDS encoding type II toxin-antitoxin system RelE/ParE family toxin, producing the protein MIKNFKCKHTQALYEGKSPKQFRPFQAQAERKLQILDSAAELLDLRSPPGNRFEKLGGDRQGQYSIRINIQWRVCFAWSDEPYDVEITDYH; encoded by the coding sequence ATGATAAAAAATTTTAAATGCAAGCATACACAAGCCCTTTACGAAGGAAAAAGCCCAAAGCAATTCAGACCGTTTCAGGCGCAAGCAGAACGTAAGCTCCAAATACTTGACAGTGCAGCCGAACTTCTGGATTTACGATCTCCACCCGGTAACAGATTTGAAAAATTAGGAGGAGACAGACAAGGGCAGTACAGCATAAGAATTAATATACAATGGCGTGTGTGCTTTGCATGGTCTGATGAACCATACGATGTAGAGATAACAGACTACCATTAG
- a CDS encoding type II toxin-antitoxin system RelE/ParE family toxin — translation MIKSFKNAKTEDIFDGTASKAARKCCPQSIWPIARRKLDQINRVQEITELQIPPGNRLEQLKGDRENQYSIRINQQYRICFIWEEGQAYEIEITDYH, via the coding sequence ATGATAAAGTCTTTTAAGAATGCTAAAACGGAGGATATTTTTGATGGAACTGCATCCAAAGCCGCCAGAAAATGTTGTCCGCAATCAATCTGGCCTATCGCAAGACGCAAACTGGACCAAATTAATCGTGTGCAAGAAATAACTGAACTCCAAATACCACCAGGAAACAGGCTTGAGCAGCTAAAAGGCGATAGAGAAAATCAATATAGCATCCGAATAAATCAGCAATACCGTATTTGTTTTATTTGGGAGGAGGGCCAAGCATATGAGATTGAAATCACCGACTACCACTAA
- a CDS encoding flavodoxin family protein, with protein sequence MNILLLQGGAQKNGNTAKVLEWVNVELIRLGHDVETVYLHSKNLKGCMGCGKCKQIMDAPGCIQKDDMPEIMGKMIMAQAVVFSSPLYFWGVNAQLKSVIDRTYSLYTKIPEHISLVEGQRQGLLMTGAGPFDNNAAEAFTAFGRMQKYHKSINAAELFVGGCSTPDQMDASVKDQAFEFARKLTDQI encoded by the coding sequence ATGAACATACTGCTGTTGCAGGGAGGCGCCCAAAAAAATGGAAACACAGCAAAGGTGCTGGAATGGGTAAATGTGGAACTGATCCGTCTTGGCCATGATGTGGAAACCGTTTACCTGCATTCAAAAAATCTTAAAGGATGTATGGGCTGTGGAAAATGCAAACAGATAATGGATGCCCCAGGCTGTATCCAAAAGGATGATATGCCTGAAATCATGGGAAAAATGATTATGGCCCAGGCTGTTGTCTTTTCCTCCCCCTTATATTTCTGGGGCGTGAATGCCCAGCTCAAATCCGTCATCGACCGCACTTACAGTCTGTATACCAAAATACCTGAACATATATCCCTTGTGGAAGGCCAGCGCCAGGGGCTTTTGATGACAGGCGCCGGACCATTTGACAACAATGCGGCAGAAGCATTCACCGCATTCGGCAGGATGCAAAAATACCACAAATCAATCAACGCCGCAGAATTGTTTGTGGGTGGATGCTCAACCCCGGATCAGATGGATGCTTCCGTCAAAGACCAGGCGTTTGAGTTTGCCCGTAAACTTACGGATCAGATTTAA
- a CDS encoding toll/interleukin-1 receptor domain-containing protein, whose protein sequence is MKKPIKKELLNTLPVIVGGIASVVSILVFLIQFKSVEYIKFSTGILGAMLGAIVAYSIARIRTALNAPKIFISYSNNDLDFVQKLLREIEQLPVYVLFDKHELNVGDPISQKISELVDESDYFLVVISKNSSESQWIEKELENAINKKKKILPVVIDETPVPKIISDLVYADFLESFDIGVSQITKALKTSKHNNFFQRSAKNRAR, encoded by the coding sequence ATGAAAAAACCTATAAAAAAAGAGCTACTAAATACCCTACCGGTTATAGTTGGTGGAATCGCTAGCGTTGTTTCCATTTTAGTTTTTTTAATACAATTTAAATCAGTAGAGTACATAAAGTTTTCTACAGGCATATTAGGGGCTATGTTAGGCGCTATAGTCGCATATTCAATAGCAAGAATTAGAACAGCTCTTAATGCCCCAAAAATATTTATTTCATATTCAAATAATGACTTAGACTTCGTGCAAAAATTATTGCGTGAAATCGAACAATTACCCGTTTATGTGCTGTTTGACAAGCACGAGCTTAATGTTGGTGATCCCATAAGTCAAAAAATATCGGAATTAGTTGATGAAAGCGACTATTTTCTTGTTGTAATTTCAAAAAATAGCTCAGAATCTCAATGGATCGAAAAAGAATTAGAAAATGCCATAAACAAAAAGAAAAAGATATTACCTGTTGTTATTGATGAAACTCCTGTTCCAAAGATAATTAGTGACTTGGTATACGCTGATTTTTTAGAATCATTTGATATTGGTGTAAGCCAAATAACTAAAGCATTGAAAACGTCAAAGCATAACAATTTCTTCCAGCGGAGCGCAAAAAACCGCGCCCGCTGA